Genomic window (Drosophila sulfurigaster albostrigata strain 15112-1811.04 chromosome 2R, ASM2355843v2, whole genome shotgun sequence):
GCATCCACCGTATTGGCCACGTTTTGCAGAAGCCAGCGCAGATTGGTGATCTCGTGACTCACGTTGCTTAGCTTCGAGGTCGAGGTGCGTCCAATGTCCGAGGAAATGGTTTTCTGCTGCTTGATGTGCGCCTTGAGTGCGTCCACTGTCTTGACAATCTCATCAGGCACTTGTGTTTCCTTAATCTGTTGGGAAAATGAGACGATTTTAGTTGAATTCATTGTTATATGGATATCTTGAAAAACTCATTTGTTACGTATACAATTTACCTTGATTCCATCCTGTTTGTTGTCGCCCAGCTTCGGCTGCGTTGCACTCACATCGATGCCGCCGAGACCAACAAATGCTGGCGGCGCTGCCGCCGGCTGAGCGCCAGTTGTCAGCGGTTTGCCAAAGATGCCGCCACTAGCGGGAGCTGCTGCCAGAGTGTTGGTGCCACCCAGACGCAGGCTGGCATTAAAAGGctgcgctgttgctgtcgttgtggttgtatTGAAGTTCAAGCTAGCCGCCGTTGTTGCTTGGGGTTTGTTAAAGGAGAATGCACCGACGCCAGCAGCAGTGCCCAGTGTTGGCATGGCTGTCGCACCAAAGGCGGGCGGTGCTGTGGTTGGTGCGCTTGTTGCCGGCGTAGAAAAGCTAAATGAAGGCGCTACGGTTGCGGTTGCGGTGCCAAACGCGGGAGCCGGCGCTCCAAATGCTGAGCTAGCTGCAGGAGCTCCGAAGGCGGGCGCAGCTGCAGGCGCACCGAAAGCCGTTGCCACAGCCGTTGGCCGGTGCACGCAAAAGCAGCGCGCCGAAGCCGTTGATGTGGCCGGTGCACCGAAAGCAGGCGCAGCAGTTGCTGCACCAAAGCAGgcgctgcagttgctgcaccAAAAGCAGGAGCTGCTGTGGCGCCAAAGGCGGGCGCTGCTGCTCCAAACGCCGGTGCAGCGGCAGGTGCTCCGAAAGCGGGCGCTGCCGCTGTTGTGGTACTGCCAAAGGCAGGCAACGCGAGTCCAGTCGACGCtggagcagctgcagttgctgctggtgAACCAAAGCTGAGCGTAGGCGCTGCACCAACTTGCCCCgcattgaaactgaaattggGTGCTGCTCCTCCGATGGCAGCGTTAGCTGCTCCGGCTAGACTCGatgtagctgttgctgcaccAAAGGCGGGGGGCGGGGCGCTGGTTGCGGGTCGCGCGCCAAAACTAAAGCCGCCTGTTGCGGGCGCTGTGGCGGCGTTCGTTGTTGGTGTGCCAAACGAAAAAAGACATTGTGATAGTGGATTCACTTGGATAAGCgctaattttgtatttgtcactgctcgatttttaattaaataacaaattcgacaaataaaacaactcGCACGACTCACTATATTTCACAACAGAGTGACCGTATACTTAAACGGCAAATATACCGTTggcttttatatatttttatagtatgcCAATGTATACTATTTCCGCAACGAGCGAGTGATGAGCTATTGTATCTTCTTAATTTACTGCCACACTTTTTTCTAAATGATTTGTAATAAGTAtacatcaaattatttaaatattaaattatcaaaaattaattgcatttgttatatcttttaaaaattatcttaaatattttttgtcattatttaaatattcagtAGATGCGTAGTTGTAGCGTTGTCAAACACTGCTTTCAATGAGAGCTGCCAACCGCTTTTTGTAATGCCAAAAATTGCGTATTACTGGCGCCACTAACTTTTAcagttattttcatttcgtgcGATTGCAAAATTTCTCGTAATTTTATGAACACGCGTTTTTGCCAAACAACGATCcgaatacaataaaaaaaaaaatgttggcaCGTGAGGagaaatatacgaaatatctTAATGAACACGGAGTATTGCCGCGGCTATTGGAAATATTGCAGCAACTTGTTGATCTCAAACCGCTGCCCATCGATCCTCAATTGGAAATTTTGCACACCATCGGATGTCCCCTAATTCCGCAGTCCCAAATGAAAGCGCTGGAACGCAAAGTGTCACGTGCCCAAGAAGAACTGCGTTATTTGCGTCGCGTTCTCATTGATTTGGGTGGACAAGATTATCTctacgacagcgacaacgatgAAGATGATTACGTGGGCCAAGTAGGCGAAATGGGAGCTGCGCCCCTTT
Coding sequences:
- the LOC133838054 gene encoding uncharacterized protein LOC133838054, which codes for MLAREEKYTKYLNEHGVLPRLLEILQQLVDLKPLPIDPQLEILHTIGCPLIPQSQMKALERKVSRAQEELRYLRRVLIDLGGQDYLYDSDNDEDDYVGQVGEMGAAPLYSPDPTNYEESIASNSQYMVEASINLSEGIGVEQQQSDEQPSCSHLHPNAQDL